One region of Osmia lignaria lignaria isolate PbOS001 chromosome 7, iyOsmLign1, whole genome shotgun sequence genomic DNA includes:
- the nSyb gene encoding neuronal Synaptobrevin isoform X1, whose protein sequence is MATEGGLAPDAAAGAGAGAGTDGIVGGPRTPQQIASQKRLQATQAQVDEVVDIMKTNVEKVLERDQKLSELDDRADALQQGASQFEQQAGKLKRKFWLQNLKMMIIMGVIGLIVLAIIVAKFMPESAPPPPPAYAYPPPGVPGQVPPAAPPAPAAPASGGSNTAAGAALVGNLNGIHSVM, encoded by the exons AT GGCGACCGAGGGCGGTCTAGCACCGGATGCTGCTGCGGGTGCAGGTGCAGGTGCAGGTACCGATGGAATCGTCGGAGGTCCCAGGACGCCGCAGCAGATCGCTTCGCAAAAACGACTGCAAGCGACGCAGGCGCAGGTCGACGAGGTCGTCGACATTATGAAAACGAACGTCGAAAAGGTTCTGGAGCGTGATCAGAAGCTTTCAGAACTCGACGATCGAGCAG ATGCGCTTCAGCAAGGAGCATCACAGTTCGAACAACAAGCAGGAAAGTTAAAGAGGAAGTTCTGGCTACAAAATCTAAAG ATGATGATCATCATGGGTGTCATCGGACTGATCGTACTGGCCATTATCGTTG CGAAATTCATGCCAGAATCAGCACCACCACCCCCGCCAGCTTATGCTTACCCACCACCAGGAGTGCCAGGCCAGGTACCACCTGCTGCTCCTCCAGCACCAGCAGCACCTGCTAGCGGTGGATCAAATACCGCTGCTGGTGCCGCGTTAGTAGGCAATTTGAATGGCATTCACAGCGTAATGTAA
- the nSyb gene encoding neuronal Synaptobrevin isoform X3, giving the protein MATEGGLAPDAAAGAGAGAGTDGIVGGPRTPQQIASQKRLQATQAQVDEVVDIMKTNVEKVLERDQKLSELDDRADALQQGASQFEQQAGKLKRKFWLQNLKMMIIMGVIGLIVLAIIVANFM; this is encoded by the exons AT GGCGACCGAGGGCGGTCTAGCACCGGATGCTGCTGCGGGTGCAGGTGCAGGTGCAGGTACCGATGGAATCGTCGGAGGTCCCAGGACGCCGCAGCAGATCGCTTCGCAAAAACGACTGCAAGCGACGCAGGCGCAGGTCGACGAGGTCGTCGACATTATGAAAACGAACGTCGAAAAGGTTCTGGAGCGTGATCAGAAGCTTTCAGAACTCGACGATCGAGCAG ATGCGCTTCAGCAAGGAGCATCACAGTTCGAACAACAAGCAGGAAAGTTAAAGAGGAAGTTCTGGCTACAAAATCTAAAG ATGATGATCATCATGGGTGTCATCGGACTGATCGTACTGGCCATTATCGTTG CGAACTTCATGTAG
- the Syb gene encoding vesicle-associated membrane protein synaptobrevin — MDGSGNSRDGEAAVQRNSQQAGSTKKLQQTQATVDEVVGIMKVNVEKVLERDQKLSELENRADALKQGATQFEQQAGKLKRKYWWKNLKMMIIIGIICVVILIIIIASVVPGSSDSDSPN, encoded by the exons ATGGACGGCAGTGGTAATTCCAGAGATGGAGAGGCGGCTGTTCAAAGAAATTCACAGCAAGCaggttctacaaaaaagctgcAACAGACCCAAGCAACCGTGGATGAGGTTGTGGGTATCATGAAAGTAAATGTAGAGAAAGTATTGGAAAGAGATCAGAAATTATCAGAATTGGAGAATCGTGCAGATGCACTGAAACAGGGAGCCACTCAATTCGAACAGCAGGCAGGCAAATTGAAGAGAAAGTATTGGTGGAAAAATCTCAAAATGATGATCATCATTGGCATCATCTGTGTTGTTATCTTGATTATCATCATCG CTTCGGTCGTACCAGGATCGTCGGATTCAGACAGtcctaattaa
- the LOC117609601 gene encoding large ribosomal subunit protein eL22 has product MAPTIAKKTKGPAIKKQALRGKGQKKKVSLKFTIDCTHPAEDNIMDVANFEKYLHERIKVSGKTNNFGNSVTLERDKMKLSVNSDIDFSKRYLKYLTKKYLKKNKLRDWLRVVSKDKDTYELRYFQINSQEDDDEEDAE; this is encoded by the exons ATGGCTCCG ACTATCGCGAAAAAGACTAAAGGACCGGCCATCAAAAAACAAGCCCTTCGGGGTAAAGGCCAAAAGAAAAAGGTATCCCTTAAGTTTACCATTGACTGTACACATCCTGCAGAGGACAACATTATGGACGTAGCCAATTTT GAAAAATACTTGCATGAAAGGATCAAAGTTTCAGGCAAAACCAATAACTTTGGTAACAGTGTTACACTGGAACGCGATAAGATGAAATTGTCCGTCAATAGCGATATCGACTTCTCTAAGCG GTACCTTAAGTATTTGACAAAGAAGTatctgaagaaaaataaattgcgTGATTGGTTGCGTGTCGTTTCAAAAGACAAAGACACCTACGAATTAAGGTACTTCCAGATTAACAGCCAagaagacgacgacgaagaagacGCAGAATAA
- the nSyb gene encoding neuronal Synaptobrevin isoform X2 yields the protein MATEGGLAPDAAAGAGAGAGTDGIVGGPRTPQQIASQKRLQATQAQVDEVVDIMKTNVEKVLERDQKLSELDDRADALQQGASQFEQQAGKLKRKFWLQNLKMMIIMGVIGLIVLAIIVASATSGSDSQN from the exons AT GGCGACCGAGGGCGGTCTAGCACCGGATGCTGCTGCGGGTGCAGGTGCAGGTGCAGGTACCGATGGAATCGTCGGAGGTCCCAGGACGCCGCAGCAGATCGCTTCGCAAAAACGACTGCAAGCGACGCAGGCGCAGGTCGACGAGGTCGTCGACATTATGAAAACGAACGTCGAAAAGGTTCTGGAGCGTGATCAGAAGCTTTCAGAACTCGACGATCGAGCAG ATGCGCTTCAGCAAGGAGCATCACAGTTCGAACAACAAGCAGGAAAGTTAAAGAGGAAGTTCTGGCTACAAAATCTAAAG ATGATGATCATCATGGGTGTCATCGGACTGATCGTACTGGCCATTATCGTTG CGAGCGCCACCAGCGGCAGTGACTCGCAAAACTGA